The following are encoded together in the Rana temporaria chromosome 12, aRanTem1.1, whole genome shotgun sequence genome:
- the LOC120918485 gene encoding trichohyalin-like isoform X1, whose product MESPGQVQSSAAAVRADFGAYSPPGSTRKRHIRFAAHHDIILLREVIHHNPFWVREFGQVWAAVAERMSTALHGEGFEVDGRRCRERTALLLDYYKRQNFAMLRRPLHRGGTEAMYMEKEELLRKILELESEKWEVGSDPRHRDSLRDTLCVNVSDEALRRAQEEASTTLAMESKQEDNNMGERLVKKQECEGCCSAYARILQHLERRAEAEQRLREEELALRREELQLQRERAALERERQEAERRERERRFELEREERQVILEILREKIIK is encoded by the exons ATGGAGTCTCCGGGACAAGTCCAGAGCAGTGCTGCTGCTG TCCGGGCAGACTTCGGAGCTTATTCTCCCCCTGGATCCACTAGGAAGCGGCACATCCGTTTTGCAGCCCATCATGATATCATCCTGCTGCGGGAGGTCATCCACCACAATCCCTTCTGGGTGCGGGAGTTCGGCCAGGTGTGGGCAGCGGTGGCGGAGAGGATGAGCACAGCCCTGCATGGAGAAGGCTTCGAGGTGGATGGTAGGAGGTGCAGAGAGAGGACCGCACTACTGCTGGATTATTACAAGAGGCAGAACTTCGCCATGCTGCGCAG ACCTCTACACAGGGGTGGCACAGAAGCCATGTACATGGAGAAAGAGGAATTGCTGCGGAAGATTCTGGAACTGGAGTCTGAGAAATGGGAAGTTGGTTCTGATCCCCGCCACAGGGACTCTTTAAGAGACACCCTTTGTGTGAATGTCAGCGACGAGGCACTGCGCAGAGCACAGGAGGAGGCATCCACTACACTTG CAATGGAGTCTAAGCAGGAAGACAACAACATGGGAGAAAGGCTGGTCAAGAAACAAGAATGCGAAGGCTGCTGCAGCGCATACGCTCGAATACTGCAACACTTAGAACGGAGAGCGGAGGCAGAGCAGCGCCTACGAGAAGAGGAACTAGCTCTGCGACGGGAAGAACTGCAGCTACAGCGGGAGAGAGCCGCtctggagagagagaggcaggaggCAGAGCgtagggagagggagaggaggtttGAGCTGGAAAGGGAAGAAAGACAAGTCATATTAGAAATATTGAGAGAAAAAATTATTAAGTGA
- the LOC120918485 gene encoding vicilin-like seed storage protein At2g18540 isoform X2, protein MESPGQVQSSAAAVRADFGAYSPPGSTRKRHIRFAAHHDIILLREVIHHNPFWVREFGQVWAAVAERMSTALHGEGFEVDGRRCRERTALLLDYYKRQNFAMLRRGGTEAMYMEKEELLRKILELESEKWEVGSDPRHRDSLRDTLCVNVSDEALRRAQEEASTTLAMESKQEDNNMGERLVKKQECEGCCSAYARILQHLERRAEAEQRLREEELALRREELQLQRERAALERERQEAERRERERRFELEREERQVILEILREKIIK, encoded by the exons ATGGAGTCTCCGGGACAAGTCCAGAGCAGTGCTGCTGCTG TCCGGGCAGACTTCGGAGCTTATTCTCCCCCTGGATCCACTAGGAAGCGGCACATCCGTTTTGCAGCCCATCATGATATCATCCTGCTGCGGGAGGTCATCCACCACAATCCCTTCTGGGTGCGGGAGTTCGGCCAGGTGTGGGCAGCGGTGGCGGAGAGGATGAGCACAGCCCTGCATGGAGAAGGCTTCGAGGTGGATGGTAGGAGGTGCAGAGAGAGGACCGCACTACTGCTGGATTATTACAAGAGGCAGAACTTCGCCATGCTGCGCAG GGGTGGCACAGAAGCCATGTACATGGAGAAAGAGGAATTGCTGCGGAAGATTCTGGAACTGGAGTCTGAGAAATGGGAAGTTGGTTCTGATCCCCGCCACAGGGACTCTTTAAGAGACACCCTTTGTGTGAATGTCAGCGACGAGGCACTGCGCAGAGCACAGGAGGAGGCATCCACTACACTTG CAATGGAGTCTAAGCAGGAAGACAACAACATGGGAGAAAGGCTGGTCAAGAAACAAGAATGCGAAGGCTGCTGCAGCGCATACGCTCGAATACTGCAACACTTAGAACGGAGAGCGGAGGCAGAGCAGCGCCTACGAGAAGAGGAACTAGCTCTGCGACGGGAAGAACTGCAGCTACAGCGGGAGAGAGCCGCtctggagagagagaggcaggaggCAGAGCgtagggagagggagaggaggtttGAGCTGGAAAGGGAAGAAAGACAAGTCATATTAGAAATATTGAGAGAAAAAATTATTAAGTGA
- the LOC120918485 gene encoding trichohyalin-like isoform X3, producing the protein MVRADFGAYSPPGSTRKRHIRFAAHHDIILLREVIHHNPFWVREFGQVWAAVAERMSTALHGEGFEVDGRRCRERTALLLDYYKRQNFAMLRRPLHRGGTEAMYMEKEELLRKILELESEKWEVGSDPRHRDSLRDTLCVNVSDEALRRAQEEASTTLAMESKQEDNNMGERLVKKQECEGCCSAYARILQHLERRAEAEQRLREEELALRREELQLQRERAALERERQEAERRERERRFELEREERQVILEILREKIIK; encoded by the exons ATGG TCCGGGCAGACTTCGGAGCTTATTCTCCCCCTGGATCCACTAGGAAGCGGCACATCCGTTTTGCAGCCCATCATGATATCATCCTGCTGCGGGAGGTCATCCACCACAATCCCTTCTGGGTGCGGGAGTTCGGCCAGGTGTGGGCAGCGGTGGCGGAGAGGATGAGCACAGCCCTGCATGGAGAAGGCTTCGAGGTGGATGGTAGGAGGTGCAGAGAGAGGACCGCACTACTGCTGGATTATTACAAGAGGCAGAACTTCGCCATGCTGCGCAG ACCTCTACACAGGGGTGGCACAGAAGCCATGTACATGGAGAAAGAGGAATTGCTGCGGAAGATTCTGGAACTGGAGTCTGAGAAATGGGAAGTTGGTTCTGATCCCCGCCACAGGGACTCTTTAAGAGACACCCTTTGTGTGAATGTCAGCGACGAGGCACTGCGCAGAGCACAGGAGGAGGCATCCACTACACTTG CAATGGAGTCTAAGCAGGAAGACAACAACATGGGAGAAAGGCTGGTCAAGAAACAAGAATGCGAAGGCTGCTGCAGCGCATACGCTCGAATACTGCAACACTTAGAACGGAGAGCGGAGGCAGAGCAGCGCCTACGAGAAGAGGAACTAGCTCTGCGACGGGAAGAACTGCAGCTACAGCGGGAGAGAGCCGCtctggagagagagaggcaggaggCAGAGCgtagggagagggagaggaggtttGAGCTGGAAAGGGAAGAAAGACAAGTCATATTAGAAATATTGAGAGAAAAAATTATTAAGTGA